The Papaver somniferum cultivar HN1 chromosome 6, ASM357369v1, whole genome shotgun sequence genome segment TGTGATGAATTTATGTGTTATGATTCTCTTGATCCAACAATACGAGGTTAGAACAGTTGCTCCTTGCCGTGGACAAAAGAAAGATGCTGATTaggttcattttatttttgttccACAGGAGTTGGAAAGTCATGCCTTCTTCTGCAGTTTACCGACAAGAGGTTCCAGCCCGTGCATGACTTAACCATAGGTGTCGAGTTTGGGGCGAGAATGATCACAATTGACAACAAGCCAATAAAGCTCCAAATATGGGATACGGTTTGTGCACTTCTCCTTCTAGTTGTGGGttctgttcttttttctttttcttttcgtgcattGAGTTTGATGGCCGCACCATGTTATCAGGCTGGACAAGAATCTTTCCGCTCAATTACAAGATCCTATTACAGAGGTGCTGCTGGTGCTTTGCTAGTTTATGATATCACAAGGTACAATTCTTGACATCGACTGATAACTCAAATTTAATTTcgaattttacagattgatcAGAAAATTAAGAGGCATCTTTCTAATATcaaagttgtgagaaagtaactGATGTAATTTTGCGGCATTATAGTTCAGTTGTTTTAGATAATTTGATATGGTTATAAGAGTGGCCTGTCTTAGTCATATCTCTACTTTTTCAGGAGGGAGACTTTCAATCACCTGGCTAGCTGGCTGGAAGATGCAAGGCAGCATGCGAATGCAAACATGACAATTATGCTTATTGGCAATAAGTGTGATCTTGCTCATAGAAGAGCAGTTAGCACTGAGGAAGGTGAACAATTTGCCAAGGAGAATGGATTGATATTTATGGAGGCCTCAGCAAAGACTGCTCAAAATGTTGAGGAGGTGAGGAGCCTACTACTATGCAAAAGAGCTTTCCTACCTTTTTCAACTTCGTTTCCTAGTTCTTTTGTAATTACCCATTCTTTTCcttatatgaaaatgaaaatgttttGATAGGCGTTCATAAGCACAGCTGCCACAATATACAAGAAGATTCAGGATGGTGTCTTTGATGTATCAAATGAGGTTAGTTTTGACTTACCTAAAGTGATTATTTTAGTTCCTTAGTTCTTCTTAGAAATTAATTCCGAAGGGAGTATGTGTGGGCATCTGGGCAACTGCTTAGGGTCAGGATGTTATTACTTTAGGCCCTGAGCAACCAACAGTGGGTGTCAGAAGTCCCGTCCATATGAACACAGGGGATCTGTGCATGTTTGGAATTACAATTCTGCAACTTGTGAATATGACTAGATCCTATCCCATAAAAATAAAAGGAGCGATTGTAACGCTGTATTTTCTCTAACATTCAGCTTTCAACTTTTCGTGCAGTCCTATGGAATAAAAGTGGGATATGGAGGAGTTCCAGGGACGTCTGGAGGAAACAGCGGGGCTGCTTCTCAAGGTGGGGGTTGTTGCAATTGAAAGTCCTGTGTATCGGGTATTACACTCAAGTTTACGTTTCTTCTTGTGCTTCTTTACTTTTCTCAACTCTCTATATTCAATATTAGTTGGTTTATCTTTGCTAGCTGGAACTTGGACTACTCTATATGCAATTATACAAAATTGTGAAGTATTTGTAATATCCCCGGATTCTCCATCGCTTGTAAATTCCTTTGTGCTTTAAAGATTTATTTTTCAtggtttcaaagttgttgtatcTCTCGTGTTTCTACGCTTGAATTACCTGTGTGCAAAAGTTCTCTCAGGATTTTTTAACATAACTTCATATGTGGAATGCATACTGCTATGTACTCCTGTCCTGTCTGTGATGCGTCAGATCCTTTCACATTATCATAGCGGATTTGTGAAGCTTGTCATTCAGGCTCTGGTTCCACCGTTCCTGTGAAACCAGTCATTGCATGACAAAGACAACTTGCTTAGCTGAAGCATTAGCCACATCATTCCCCCATTCCTGTGAATGAAATTAATTGAGCAAAAATTGAGTTCGCCTGGTAGTAAACGTTgaaaacaattaaccatgtctTAAAGTTGAAAGGCTCGAGACAGTCCTGAAGACACTGCTAGGTGTCGTAGTCTTATCTGATATTTGGGGCACCCTGTTGTAATAACGAGTGGTCTGATTGGTTAATTGTTGTCAGCTCATATAGTGACAGGTGTGCACTATCTGACCGTTAGAGTTAGGTTAATCCTGTAGTAAATTCTTGTGTGTTGTAATAACGAGTGGTCTGATTGGTTTGGTCTGATTGGTTAATTGTTGTCCGCTCAGATAGAGACAGGTGTGCACTATCTGAAAAAACGTTGGAGTTAGGTTAATCATTTGATACTTAATGTATAGGAACCTTCTCTTCTTAATTAAGGAAGATATTGTTTAGTTAAGTAGAAAGGTTGTGTTCGTTATAACCAAACTTATTGATTCCGATCTCTTGAATTCCAAATTGTACTGAATACaatacatttggtatcagagctgttCTGATCCAAAAACAGTGAAAGAAGCGTTTGATATCATTCAACAAGATCGGCAAAATATCGATGAGCGTTTTACAACTTTCAACTTTAGCAGCAAAATCAAAAGCAATTACTGCGACTTGCAAAGAGACGGCGGAATCGTTAAAAAATCTTACTATACATCTAGCAACGTTGCTCAGATCTACTCCTCTATCATCGAGATATGTTGTTCAAGACCCAAATAACCATAGTGGTGGTTCTTTTCAAGATAATTATCTAGTATGTGGTTCATTTCATCCTAATTCGTCAGCTCAACACTTCAATCGAGCACCAAAACTTGATTTTCCCAGATTTGATGGAGAAAACCCTCGAGGTTGAATCCAGAAATGCGACCCTCATTTTTTTCGTGCACAACATTGAAGAAACACCACAAAGTGGATATTGCAGCCATCCATCTTGAAGGCAAGGTTGGTAAATAGTATTTAAATTTTCAAGTGGGTAAACATCAAATTCTCTGGTATGATTTTGCTCATGGAATCTGTGCTAGATTTGAAAATCCGGTCGATGAAAATTTTGTTGGGTCATTCAATAAGTTGATGAAAATGAATTATGTGGAGGAATTCTATAAGCAATTTGAACCACTTAAGGCTTTAATGTTAGCTCATAATCCATCTCTTGATCATCTTAAGTTTTATAAGTGGTCTTAAGGAGGAAATTAGAAATTCAATCTATATGTTCAATCTTCAAACACTTAGTCAAGATTTTTCATTAGCCAGAATGGAGGAGCAAAAATATCAATCACTCTTTAAATCCACCAAATAACCCTCCACATCTTTCACCTCCTCCAGACCATACACACACACCCAAAACCAAtcataaattctaaaaaattctcTAAGTCAACACCCACTGCCCCTAAATAATCTTCTCATACTCCTATACTTAGAAGATAAACAACAGAACAAATGTGCATGAGAAGAGACAAAAGGTTGTGTTATAACTGTGGTGAGGTTTATAAATTTGGACACATATGCAAATGAAGACCACAATTATTCATGGTACAAGCCGACACCTCTGACtctcaagaaaatgatataaaagaggAGAATTTTGAGGAAGCAATAGAATCACCAGTTGAGTCTGACATGGAGGTTTCTCTACATGCTCTCACTGGTGATACTATACGAATTCCTGGTATTTTTAAGAGgcagattattattattattattgatacTGGAAGCACTACAAGCTTCATTGATTGTAATCTAGCTGCTAAACTCAACTGCAAGGTGGAGCATACAACACACAAGCAAATGGTGAGATCTCATGCTCTTACCACTTGGTGGGTGTGATATGGTTTTGGGAGCTAGCTGGTTACGAAAGTTAGGTGATGTTGTTTTTAACCTCTCCAAACTCAATATTTCTTTCATTCATAATGGCCACCAGATCACATTAACTGGTATTGCGACTAATCCTTCAATGTTCATGATGAGTAGTGCAGCGGTCAAATTTTTTTTCCACAAAAACTACACATGGACTTATTGTTCAGCTATTTTTTGTGACTACCTACACTCCATCTCCTACAGTGCCTCCACCATTACTACCACTTATTGATGAATATCAAGATATTTTTACTGAGCCAACTTCCTTACCCCCTCACAAAAATTTAGATCATTATattccattaaaaccaaattcccTATTCCTATATTGGATGAGTTGCTGAATGAGCTAAAAGGGTTCAAAGTAGTTTCTAAAAGTGATTTAAGAGATGTCTATCGTCAGATTAGAGTTTGCCATCCTGATATACACAAAACAGCCTTCAGAACTCATCAAGGGCATTATTA includes the following:
- the LOC113288240 gene encoding ras-related protein RABB1c, with translation MSYAYLFKYIIIGDTGVGKSCLLLQFTDKRFQPVHDLTIGVEFGARMITIDNKPIKLQIWDTAGQESFRSITRSYYRGAAGALLVYDITRRETFNHLASWLEDARQHANANMTIMLIGNKCDLAHRRAVSTEEGEQFAKENGLIFMEASAKTAQNVEEAFISTAATIYKKIQDGVFDVSNESYGIKVGYGGVPGTSGGNSGAASQGGGCCN